One Streptomyces coeruleorubidus DNA segment encodes these proteins:
- a CDS encoding acylphosphatase: MSEDVRLVAWVRGRVQGVGFRWFTRAKALEIGGLSGFALNLGDGRVQVVAEGARDGCEGLLEWLRSDDTPGRVDGVTEIWDTPRGGYEGFAIR, encoded by the coding sequence ATGAGTGAGGATGTGCGACTGGTCGCCTGGGTGCGTGGACGCGTCCAAGGTGTGGGTTTCCGCTGGTTCACGCGGGCCAAGGCCCTGGAGATCGGCGGCCTGAGTGGTTTTGCTCTCAATTTGGGCGACGGGCGCGTCCAAGTGGTCGCGGAGGGCGCGCGAGACGGCTGTGAAGGTCTGCTGGAGTGGCTCCGCAGTGACGACACGCCCGGGCGCGTGGACGGCGTCACCGAGATCTGGGACACACCACGCGGCGGCTACGAGGGCTTCGCCATCCGCTGA
- the smc gene encoding chromosome segregation protein SMC → MHLKALTLRGFKSFASATTLRFEPGITCVVGPNGSGKSNVVDALSWVMGEQGAKSLRGGKMEDVIFAGTTGRPPLGRAEVSLTIDNSDGALPIEYAEVTITRIMFRNGGSEYQINGDACRLLDIQELLSDSGIGREMHVIVGQGQLDSVLHADPMGRRAFIEEAAGVLKHRKRKEKALRKLDAMQANLARVQDLTDELRRQLKPLGRQAAVARRAAVIQADLRDARLRLLADDLVRLREALKAEVADEAALKQRKEAAEQELRKALQREALLEDEVRQLTPRLQRAQQTWYELSQLAERVRGTISLADARVKSTTSAPPEERRGRDPEDMEREAARIREQEAELEAALEAAERALEDTVAHRAELERALTQEERRLKDAARAIADRREGLARLSGQVNAARSRAASAQAEIERLAAARDEAQERAVAAQEEYEALKAEVDGLDAGDAELAEQHEAAKQQLAEAEAALTAAREAVTAAERKRAATQARHEALALGLRRKDGTGILLAAKDRLSGLLGPAAELLTVTPGYEVALAAAFGVAADALAVTSPSAAADAIRLLRKQDGGRATLLLAGDPRPRGAGNCATGHNDPADARHTFAADLIRGPSDLMPAVRRLLHGIVVVSTLEEAEDLVYSHPDLTAVTAEGDLLGAHFAHGGSAGAPSLLEVQASVDEAAAELEELAVRCEGLTEAQASAVARRKECAALVEELGERRRAADREKSAVAQQLGRLAGQARGAAGEAERSTAAAARAQEALDKALAEVEELAERLAVAEEMPIEEEPDTSVRDRLAADGANARQTEMEARLQVRTHEERVKGLAGRADSLDRAARAEREARARAEQRRARLRHEAAVAEAVGSGARQLLAHVEVSLARADEERTAAEAAKARREQELARARTEGRDLKAELDKLTDSVHRGEVLGAEKRLRIEQLETKALEELGVEPAGLVAEYGPHQLVPPSPPAEGEELPEDPEHPRNRPRPFVRAEQEKRLKAAERAYQQLGKVNPLALEEFAALEERHQFLSEQLEDLKKTRADLLQVVKEVDERVEQVFTEAYRDTAREFEGVFSRLFPGGEGRLILTDPDNMLTTGVDVEARPPGKKVKRLSLLSGGERSLTAVALLVSIFKARPSPFYVMDEVEAALDDTNLQRLIRIMQELQEASQLIVITHQKRTMEVADALYGVSMQGDGVSKVISQRLR, encoded by the coding sequence GTGCACCTCAAGGCCCTGACCCTCCGCGGGTTCAAGTCGTTCGCCTCGGCGACCACACTCCGGTTCGAGCCGGGGATCACGTGCGTCGTCGGACCGAACGGCTCGGGCAAGTCCAACGTCGTCGACGCGCTCAGCTGGGTCATGGGCGAGCAGGGCGCCAAGTCGCTGCGCGGCGGCAAGATGGAGGACGTCATCTTCGCCGGCACCACCGGCCGTCCGCCGCTGGGCCGGGCCGAGGTGTCCCTGACCATCGACAACTCCGACGGGGCCCTGCCCATCGAGTACGCCGAGGTCACCATCACGCGGATCATGTTCCGCAACGGCGGCAGCGAGTACCAGATCAACGGCGACGCCTGCCGCCTCCTCGACATCCAGGAACTGCTCTCCGACTCCGGCATCGGCCGCGAGATGCACGTCATCGTCGGACAGGGCCAGCTCGACTCCGTCCTGCACGCCGACCCCATGGGCCGCCGCGCCTTCATCGAGGAGGCCGCCGGCGTCCTCAAGCACCGCAAGCGCAAGGAGAAGGCGCTGCGCAAGCTGGACGCGATGCAGGCCAACCTCGCGCGCGTGCAGGACCTCACCGACGAACTCAGACGGCAGCTCAAGCCCCTCGGCCGCCAGGCCGCCGTCGCGCGCCGGGCCGCCGTCATCCAGGCCGACCTGCGCGACGCCCGGCTGCGGCTGCTGGCCGACGACCTCGTACGGCTCCGGGAAGCCCTCAAGGCCGAGGTCGCCGACGAGGCCGCGCTGAAGCAGCGCAAGGAGGCCGCCGAGCAGGAACTGCGCAAGGCGCTTCAGCGCGAGGCGCTTCTGGAGGACGAGGTACGGCAGCTCACACCGCGCCTCCAGCGCGCCCAGCAGACCTGGTACGAGCTCTCCCAGCTCGCCGAGCGGGTGCGCGGCACGATCTCGCTGGCCGACGCCCGAGTGAAGAGCACCACCTCCGCGCCCCCCGAGGAACGGCGCGGCCGTGACCCGGAGGACATGGAGCGCGAGGCCGCCCGCATCCGCGAGCAGGAGGCCGAGCTGGAAGCGGCCCTTGAGGCGGCCGAACGCGCCCTGGAGGACACGGTCGCCCACCGCGCCGAGCTGGAGCGCGCCCTGACCCAGGAGGAACGGCGCCTGAAGGACGCCGCCCGCGCCATCGCCGACCGGCGCGAGGGTCTGGCCCGGCTCAGCGGCCAGGTGAACGCGGCCCGCTCCCGCGCCGCCTCCGCCCAGGCCGAGATCGAACGCCTGGCCGCCGCCCGCGACGAGGCGCAGGAACGTGCCGTCGCCGCCCAGGAGGAGTACGAGGCCCTCAAGGCGGAGGTCGACGGCCTCGACGCCGGCGACGCCGAACTCGCCGAGCAGCACGAGGCGGCGAAGCAGCAGCTCGCCGAGGCCGAGGCCGCCCTCACGGCAGCCCGCGAGGCGGTCACGGCGGCGGAACGCAAGCGCGCCGCGACCCAGGCCCGTCACGAGGCCCTGGCGCTCGGCCTCCGCCGCAAGGACGGCACCGGGATACTGCTCGCGGCGAAGGACCGTCTCTCCGGCCTCCTCGGCCCGGCGGCGGAACTCCTGACGGTGACTCCGGGCTACGAAGTCGCCCTGGCAGCGGCGTTCGGCGTCGCTGCTGACGCGCTGGCCGTCACCAGCCCTTCGGCAGCCGCCGACGCCATCCGCCTGCTGCGCAAGCAGGATGGAGGCCGGGCAACTCTGCTCCTGGCGGGAGATCCTCGCCCCAGGGGCGCGGGGAACTGCGCGACCGGCCACAACGACCCCGCAGACGCACGACACACCTTTGCCGCAGACCTGATCCGCGGCCCTTCCGACCTCATGCCGGCCGTCCGCCGCCTCCTTCACGGCATCGTCGTCGTCAGCACGCTCGAAGAGGCCGAAGACCTCGTCTACAGCCACCCCGACCTCACCGCCGTCACCGCCGAAGGCGACCTCCTCGGCGCCCACTTCGCCCACGGCGGCTCCGCGGGCGCGCCCAGCCTCCTCGAGGTACAGGCCTCCGTCGACGAGGCCGCCGCCGAGCTGGAAGAGCTGGCCGTCCGCTGCGAGGGACTCACCGAGGCCCAGGCCTCGGCCGTGGCGCGGCGCAAGGAGTGTGCCGCGCTGGTCGAGGAGCTGGGGGAGCGGCGCCGGGCCGCCGACCGGGAGAAGTCGGCCGTCGCCCAGCAGCTCGGCCGGCTCGCCGGGCAGGCACGGGGAGCCGCGGGGGAGGCCGAGCGGTCCACCGCCGCCGCGGCCCGGGCACAGGAGGCCCTCGACAAGGCACTCGCGGAGGTCGAGGAACTCGCCGAGCGGCTCGCCGTCGCCGAGGAGATGCCGATCGAGGAGGAGCCCGACACCTCCGTACGGGACCGGCTCGCCGCCGACGGCGCCAATGCGCGCCAGACCGAGATGGAGGCCCGCCTGCAGGTCCGTACGCACGAGGAACGGGTCAAGGGCCTGGCCGGACGGGCCGACTCCCTGGACCGGGCCGCCCGCGCGGAACGCGAGGCACGCGCGCGTGCCGAGCAGCGGCGGGCCCGGCTGCGGCACGAGGCGGCCGTCGCCGAGGCCGTCGGCTCGGGCGCCCGGCAGCTGCTCGCGCACGTCGAGGTCTCCCTCGCCCGCGCCGACGAGGAGCGCACCGCCGCCGAGGCGGCCAAGGCCCGTCGCGAACAGGAACTCGCCCGCGCCCGCACCGAGGGACGCGATCTCAAGGCCGAACTCGACAAGTTGACGGATTCGGTCCACCGCGGCGAGGTACTCGGCGCCGAGAAGCGGCTGCGGATCGAGCAGCTGGAGACCAAGGCGCTGGAGGAGCTGGGTGTCGAACCGGCGGGGCTGGTGGCGGAGTACGGACCGCATCAGCTCGTGCCGCCCTCGCCCCCCGCCGAGGGCGAGGAGCTCCCGGAGGATCCGGAGCATCCGCGCAACCGGCCCAGGCCGTTCGTCCGGGCCGAGCAGGAGAAGCGCCTGAAGGCCGCCGAGCGCGCCTACCAGCAGCTCGGCAAGGTGAACCCGCTCGCCCTGGAGGAGTTCGCGGCGCTGGAGGAGCGCCACCAGTTCCTCAGCGAGCAGCTCGAGGACCTGAAGAAGACGCGGGCCGATCTCCTGCAGGTGGTGAAGGAGGTCGACGAGCGCGTCGAGCAGGTCTTCACCGAGGCCTACCGGGACACGGCCCGGGAGTTCGAGGGCGTCTTCAGCCGGCTGTTCCCGGGTGGTGAGGGGCGGCTGATCCTGACCGACCCCGACAACATGCTCACCACCGGCGTGGACGTCGAGGCCCGGCCGCCGGGCAAGAAGGTCAAGCGGCTGTCGCTGCTCTCCGGCGGGGAGAGGTCGCTGACCGCCGTGGCGCTGCTCGTGTCGATCTTCAAGGCGCGGCCCAGCCCGTTCTACGTCATGGACGAGGTCGAGGCCGCCCTCGACGACACCAACCTCCAGCGGCTCATCCGGATCATGCAGGAGCTCCAGGAAGCCTCCCAGCTGATCGTGATCACCCACCAGAAGCGCACCATGGAGGTCGCCGACGCGCTCTACGGCGTCTCCATGCAGGGCGACGGTGTGTCGAAGGTCATCAGCCAGCGCCTCCGCTAG
- a CDS encoding sugar porter family MFS transporter, producing the protein MTSTAQAPKSGARAAHPEHLGHVIFIAAAAAMGGFLFGYDSSVINGAVEAIRDRYDIGSAALAQVIAIALIGCAIGAATAGRIADRIGRIRCMQIAAILFTISAVGSALPFALYDLAFWRVVGGFAIGMASVIGPAYIAEVAPPAYRGRLGSFQQAAIVIGIAVSQLVNWGVLNAADGDQRGKLMGLEAWQVMLGVMVIPAVLYGLLSFVIPESPRFLISVGKHERAREILTEVEGKDVDLDARVAEIEGAMKSEHKSSFKDLLGGSFFFKPIVWIGIGLSVFQQFVGINVAFYYSSTLWQSVGVDPTDSFFYSFTTSIINIVGTVIAMIFVDRIGRRPLAIIGSVGMVVGLALEAWAFSHHLVDGKLPATQGWIALVAAHVFVLFFALSWGVVVWVMLGEMFPNRIRAAALGVAAAAQWIANWAITASFPSLADWNLSVTYVIYTAFAALSIPFVLKFVKETKGKALEEMG; encoded by the coding sequence GTGACCAGCACAGCGCAGGCACCCAAGTCAGGAGCCAGGGCGGCTCATCCCGAGCATCTCGGGCATGTCATCTTCATCGCGGCGGCGGCCGCGATGGGTGGTTTCCTCTTCGGCTACGACAGTTCCGTGATCAACGGCGCCGTCGAGGCCATCCGGGACCGCTACGACATCGGCTCCGCAGCCCTCGCCCAGGTCATCGCCATCGCCCTCATCGGCTGCGCCATCGGTGCCGCGACCGCCGGCCGCATAGCCGACCGCATCGGCCGCATCCGGTGCATGCAGATCGCCGCGATCCTCTTCACGATCAGCGCCGTCGGCTCGGCACTTCCCTTCGCGCTGTACGACCTCGCCTTCTGGCGCGTCGTCGGCGGCTTCGCCATCGGTATGGCCTCGGTGATCGGCCCGGCCTACATCGCCGAGGTCGCCCCGCCCGCCTACCGCGGCCGGCTCGGCTCCTTCCAGCAGGCCGCGATCGTCATCGGCATCGCCGTGTCGCAGCTGGTCAACTGGGGTGTGCTGAACGCCGCCGACGGCGACCAGCGCGGCAAGCTGATGGGCCTGGAGGCCTGGCAGGTCATGCTCGGCGTCATGGTCATCCCGGCCGTCCTCTACGGGCTGCTCTCCTTCGTCATCCCCGAGTCCCCGCGCTTCCTCATCTCCGTCGGCAAGCACGAGCGCGCCCGGGAGATCCTCACCGAGGTCGAGGGCAAGGACGTCGACCTGGACGCCCGTGTCGCCGAGATCGAGGGCGCCATGAAGAGCGAGCACAAGTCCAGCTTCAAGGACCTGCTCGGCGGCAGCTTCTTCTTCAAGCCGATCGTCTGGATCGGCATCGGCCTGTCGGTCTTCCAGCAGTTCGTCGGCATCAACGTCGCGTTCTACTACTCCTCGACGCTGTGGCAGTCGGTCGGCGTCGACCCGACGGACTCGTTCTTCTACTCCTTCACCACGTCGATCATCAACATCGTCGGTACCGTCATCGCGATGATCTTCGTCGACCGCATCGGCCGCCGGCCCCTCGCGATCATCGGCTCGGTCGGCATGGTCGTCGGCCTGGCGCTGGAGGCCTGGGCGTTCTCGCACCATCTGGTCGACGGCAAGCTGCCCGCCACGCAGGGCTGGATCGCCCTGGTCGCCGCGCACGTCTTCGTCCTCTTCTTCGCCCTGTCCTGGGGCGTGGTGGTCTGGGTCATGCTCGGCGAGATGTTCCCCAACCGGATCCGCGCCGCCGCCCTGGGTGTGGCCGCCGCCGCGCAGTGGATCGCCAACTGGGCCATCACCGCGAGCTTCCCGTCGCTGGCCGACTGGAACCTCTCCGTGACCTACGTGATCTACACGGCGTTCGCCGCGCTCTCCATCCCGTTCGTCCTGAAGTTCGTGAAGGAGACGAAGGGCAAGGCCCTGGAGGAGATGGGCTGA
- a CDS encoding LLM class flavin-dependent oxidoreductase, producing MPVSVVRFNLVAPGADPAELGARYRATLEMASYADDRGVTTVQTEEHHGADNNWLPSPFAFAGAVFGATRRVAVTVSAVIGPLHDPLRLAEEIAVLDLLSGGRLVTVAGIGYRPEEYDLFGVDFARRGRLQDELLETLLAAWTGEPFSFRGRTVRITPRPYTDPHPLLLVGGSSKAAARRAARLGLPFFPSAHLPELEAYYKERLVEYGTEGWVMMPAAETPLLHVADDPDRAWAEYGEHFLHEARTYASWQSGGVRSAVKSAATTVEDLRAEGVYRILTPEQCVGLGLGSYVLHPLAGGMPVEEGWRSLQLFCEQVLPGLGS from the coding sequence ATGCCCGTCTCGGTCGTACGCTTCAACCTCGTCGCTCCCGGGGCCGACCCCGCCGAGCTCGGCGCCCGTTACCGGGCGACCCTGGAGATGGCTTCGTACGCCGACGACCGGGGCGTGACCACCGTGCAGACGGAGGAGCACCACGGGGCCGACAACAACTGGCTGCCGTCGCCGTTCGCCTTCGCGGGGGCCGTCTTCGGCGCGACCCGGCGTGTCGCGGTCACCGTCTCGGCGGTCATCGGCCCGTTGCACGACCCGCTGCGGCTCGCCGAGGAGATCGCCGTGCTGGACCTGCTGAGCGGCGGCCGGCTGGTGACGGTCGCCGGGATCGGGTACCGGCCCGAGGAGTACGACCTGTTCGGCGTGGACTTCGCCCGGCGCGGGCGGCTCCAGGACGAGCTGCTGGAGACGCTGCTCGCGGCCTGGACGGGTGAGCCCTTCTCCTTCCGCGGCCGCACGGTACGCATCACCCCGCGCCCGTACACCGACCCGCACCCGCTGCTCCTGGTCGGCGGCTCCTCCAAGGCCGCCGCCCGCCGGGCCGCCCGGCTCGGCCTGCCCTTCTTCCCCAGCGCGCATCTTCCGGAGCTGGAGGCGTACTACAAGGAGCGGCTCGTCGAGTACGGCACCGAGGGCTGGGTGATGATGCCCGCCGCCGAGACTCCGCTGCTGCATGTGGCCGACGATCCGGACCGGGCCTGGGCGGAGTACGGGGAGCACTTCCTGCACGAGGCGCGGACGTACGCCTCCTGGCAGTCGGGCGGCGTGCGCTCGGCGGTGAAGTCGGCGGCGACGACGGTCGAGGACCTGCGCGCGGAGGGCGTGTACCGGATCCTCACGCCGGAGCAGTGTGTGGGGCTGGGGCTGGGCTCCTACGTCCTGCATCCGCTGGCGGGCGGGATGCCGGTGGAGGAGGGGTGGCGGAGTCTGCAGCTGTTCTGCGAGCAGGTGCTGCCGGGCCTGGGGAGCTGA
- the ftsY gene encoding signal recognition particle-docking protein FtsY — translation MDIVILAVVIAVVVLGALGGLIVGSRRKKQLPPPPPAAPDITAPPAEPHVGDEAETPREEPRRTIEEVDLPDGSAPVVVEEPPTEAPEIEIPEPTAGRLVRLRARLSRSQSALGQGLLTLLSREHLDEDTWEEIEDTLLTADVGVQPTQELVERLRERVKVLGTRTPEELRTLLREELITLVGRDMDRTVRTEPEDRKPGIVLVVGVNGTGKTTTTGKLARVLVADGQSVVLGAADTFRAAAADQLQTWGERVGAHTVRGPEGGDPASVAFDAVKEGKEMGANVVLIDTAGRLHTKTGLMDELGKVKRVVEKHAPVDEVLLVLDATTGQNGLVQARVFAEVVDITGIVLTKLDGTAKGGIVVAVQRELGVPVKLVGLGEGADDLAPFEPEAFVDALIGE, via the coding sequence ATGGACATCGTCATCCTTGCTGTAGTCATCGCCGTGGTCGTGCTCGGCGCGCTCGGCGGGCTCATCGTCGGCAGCCGGCGCAAGAAGCAGCTGCCCCCGCCCCCGCCCGCAGCGCCCGACATCACCGCCCCACCGGCCGAGCCGCACGTCGGCGACGAGGCCGAGACGCCGCGGGAGGAACCGCGGCGCACGATAGAGGAGGTGGATCTCCCGGACGGCTCGGCTCCGGTCGTCGTCGAGGAGCCGCCCACCGAGGCTCCCGAGATCGAGATCCCGGAGCCCACCGCGGGCCGCCTGGTCCGGCTGCGGGCCCGGCTCTCCCGCTCGCAGAGCGCTCTCGGCCAGGGCTTGCTGACCCTGCTGTCGCGCGAGCACCTCGACGAGGACACCTGGGAGGAGATCGAGGACACCCTTCTCACCGCCGATGTCGGCGTGCAGCCCACCCAGGAACTGGTCGAGCGCCTGCGCGAGCGGGTGAAGGTGCTCGGCACCCGCACCCCCGAGGAACTGCGCACCCTGCTGCGCGAGGAACTCATCACGCTGGTCGGCCGGGACATGGACCGCACGGTCAGGACCGAGCCGGAGGACCGCAAGCCGGGCATCGTGCTGGTCGTCGGCGTCAACGGCACCGGCAAGACCACCACCACCGGCAAGCTCGCCCGTGTCCTGGTGGCCGACGGCCAGAGTGTGGTCCTCGGCGCCGCCGACACCTTCCGGGCCGCCGCCGCCGACCAGCTCCAGACCTGGGGCGAGCGCGTCGGAGCCCACACCGTGCGAGGACCGGAGGGCGGCGACCCGGCCTCCGTCGCCTTCGACGCGGTCAAGGAGGGCAAGGAGATGGGCGCGAACGTCGTGCTCATCGACACGGCCGGCCGCCTGCACACCAAGACCGGCCTCATGGACGAGCTCGGCAAGGTCAAGCGGGTCGTGGAGAAGCACGCCCCGGTGGACGAGGTGCTGCTCGTGCTCGACGCCACCACCGGCCAGAACGGCCTGGTCCAGGCCCGGGTCTTCGCCGAGGTCGTCGACATCACCGGCATCGTCCTCACCAAGCTGGACGGTACGGCCAAGGGCGGCATCGTCGTCGCGGTCCAGCGCGAGCTGGGCGTCCCGGTCAAGCTGGTCGGACTCGGCGAGGGCGCGGACGACCTGGCGCCGTTCGAGCCGGAGGCGTTCGTTGACGCCCTTATCGGAGAGTGA
- a CDS encoding bifunctional DNA primase/polymerase — MGFTIGISRGMRDIRSGSRRRGRTSDGTAVAEYTGLWGWDVVPGARAAAGACSCGRRDCPAPGAHPLDFAPVVPAGATLDEVTETWGEFPGASVMLPVGRAFDVIEVAEPAGCRALARLERMGLPVGPVAATPDGRAHFFVAPGAAADLPGLLYRMGWDDPAALDLRGLGPGAHITAPPSDRGGLGPVRWLRSPALDSASRPPEARLVLGTLAYVAHRSRA, encoded by the coding sequence ATGGGCTTCACGATCGGCATCAGCCGGGGCATGCGCGACATCCGGTCCGGCTCACGCCGCCGCGGCCGCACGTCGGACGGCACCGCCGTGGCCGAGTACACCGGCCTGTGGGGCTGGGACGTGGTGCCCGGCGCCCGGGCCGCGGCGGGCGCCTGCTCCTGCGGCCGCCGTGACTGCCCGGCGCCGGGGGCGCATCCGCTGGACTTCGCGCCGGTGGTCCCCGCCGGGGCGACGCTGGACGAGGTGACCGAGACCTGGGGCGAGTTCCCCGGCGCCTCGGTGATGCTGCCGGTGGGCAGGGCGTTCGACGTCATCGAGGTGGCCGAGCCCGCCGGCTGCCGCGCGCTGGCCCGGCTGGAGCGCATGGGCCTGCCCGTCGGCCCGGTCGCCGCGACCCCGGACGGCCGCGCCCACTTCTTCGTCGCCCCGGGCGCCGCCGCCGACCTGCCCGGCCTGCTCTACCGCATGGGCTGGGACGACCCGGCCGCCCTCGACCTGCGCGGCCTCGGCCCCGGCGCGCACATCACGGCACCGCCCTCCGACCGCGGCGGTCTCGGCCCCGTGCGCTGGCTGCGCTCCCCCGCCCTGGACTCGGCGTCCCGGCCACCGGAGGCCCGCCTGGTGCTGGGCACGCTGGCGTACGTGGCACATCGGTCACGGGCCTAG
- a CDS encoding ammonium transporter → MAPAITLAAEAPKLSAANTGFMLICSALVMLMTPGLAFFYGGMVRVKSTLNMLMMSFISLGIVTILWVLYGFSMAFGTDSGSLIGWNSDWVGLGNIGLTELWPGYTIPVFVFLVFQLMFAIITPALISGALADRVKFSAWALFIALWATVVYFPVAHWVWGAGGWAFELGVIDFAGGTAVHINAGAAALGVILVIGKRVGFKRDPMRPHSLPLVMLGAGLLWFGWFGFNAGSWLGNDDGVGALMFVNTQIATAAAMLAWLVYEKIRHGAFTTLGAASGAVAGLVAITPAGGAVTPLGAIAVGAIAGVLCAMAVGLKYKFGYDDSLDVVGVHLVGGVVGSLLIGFFASGKGQSEATGVFYGNHSFDQLWKQCAGVFAVLAYSLIVSALLAFILDKTIGMRVTEDDEVAGIDQAEHAETAYDFSGAGGGAAKTAAVAGAVAGTESKKVDA, encoded by the coding sequence ATGGCACCAGCCATCACCCTTGCCGCAGAAGCACCCAAGCTGTCTGCCGCCAACACAGGGTTCATGCTCATCTGTTCCGCCCTGGTGATGCTCATGACCCCGGGCCTGGCCTTCTTCTACGGAGGCATGGTCCGCGTCAAGAGCACCCTGAACATGCTGATGATGAGCTTCATCAGCCTCGGGATCGTCACCATCCTGTGGGTGCTGTACGGCTTCTCCATGGCGTTCGGCACCGACTCCGGCAGCCTCATCGGCTGGAACTCCGACTGGGTCGGCCTCGGCAACATCGGCCTGACCGAGCTGTGGCCCGGCTACACCATCCCGGTGTTCGTGTTCCTGGTCTTCCAGCTGATGTTCGCGATCATCACGCCCGCCCTGATCAGCGGTGCTCTCGCCGACCGCGTGAAGTTCAGCGCGTGGGCGCTGTTCATCGCCCTGTGGGCCACGGTCGTCTACTTCCCGGTCGCGCACTGGGTCTGGGGCGCCGGCGGCTGGGCCTTCGAACTGGGTGTGATCGACTTCGCCGGTGGTACGGCGGTCCACATCAACGCCGGTGCCGCCGCGCTCGGCGTGATCCTGGTCATCGGCAAGCGCGTCGGGTTCAAGAGGGACCCGATGCGCCCGCACAGCCTGCCGCTGGTCATGCTGGGCGCAGGGCTCCTGTGGTTCGGCTGGTTCGGCTTCAACGCCGGCTCGTGGCTCGGCAACGACGACGGCGTCGGCGCGCTGATGTTCGTCAACACGCAGATCGCCACCGCCGCCGCCATGCTCGCCTGGCTCGTCTACGAGAAGATCCGCCACGGCGCGTTCACCACGCTCGGTGCCGCCTCCGGTGCCGTCGCCGGTCTGGTCGCCATCACCCCCGCCGGTGGTGCGGTCACCCCGCTCGGCGCGATCGCGGTCGGTGCCATCGCCGGTGTGCTGTGCGCCATGGCCGTCGGCCTGAAGTACAAGTTCGGCTACGACGACTCGCTCGACGTCGTCGGTGTCCACCTGGTCGGCGGTGTCGTCGGCTCCCTGCTGATCGGCTTCTTCGCCAGCGGCAAGGGCCAGTCCGAGGCGACGGGTGTCTTCTACGGCAACCACTCGTTCGACCAGCTCTGGAAGCAGTGCGCCGGTGTCTTCGCGGTGCTCGCCTACTCGCTGATCGTCTCCGCGCTCCTCGCCTTCATCCTCGACAAGACCATCGGTATGCGGGTCACCGAGGACGACGAGGTCGCCGGCATCGACCAGGCCGAGCACGCCGAGACCGCATACGACTTCAGCGGCGCCGGTGGCGGTGCCGCCAAGACCGCCGCCGTCGCGGGCGCCGTGGCCGGTACCGAGAGCAAGAAGGTGGACGCATGA
- a CDS encoding P-II family nitrogen regulator encodes MKLITAVVKPHRLDEIKEALQAFGVHGLTVTEASGYGRQRGHTEVYRGAEYTVDLVPKIRIEVLVEDDDAEQLIDVVVKAARTGKIGDGKVWSIPVDTAVRVRTGERGPDAL; translated from the coding sequence ATGAAGCTCATCACCGCCGTCGTGAAGCCGCACCGGCTCGACGAGATCAAGGAGGCCCTCCAGGCCTTCGGCGTACACGGCCTGACGGTCACCGAGGCCAGCGGCTACGGTCGTCAGCGGGGCCACACCGAGGTCTACCGCGGTGCCGAGTACACCGTCGACCTGGTCCCCAAGATCCGCATCGAGGTCCTGGTCGAGGACGACGACGCCGAGCAGCTGATCGATGTCGTGGTCAAGGCGGCCCGCACCGGCAAGATCGGTGACGGCAAGGTCTGGTCCATTCCGGTCGACACGGCCGTACGGGTCCGGACCGGCGAGCGCGGCCCCGACGCGCTCTGA